A section of the Polyangium spumosum genome encodes:
- a CDS encoding DUF1775 domain-containing protein, translating into MKHTPITILTFAVALATSAAAEAHISAVSPTAIANKTTVVELGVGHGCEGSDTYAITVDIPKGMTSVRPMWSDFGKTSLTYDPVDPALVTSVTWQKDDADALPGDSNYYKLAFRARVPNAPFTSIYYKVHQVCRAADATLSYAEWVALPGEMGEPAAAQVIVPDHLPGWNKYTVPVDIADLGVFFKDALIVWRGADAYSFNDNTVELIQGTDGVTLLAADGVKANDEIWVRY; encoded by the coding sequence ATGAAACACACGCCGATCACGATCCTGACCTTCGCGGTCGCGCTCGCCACGAGCGCCGCGGCCGAGGCGCACATCAGCGCGGTGAGCCCGACGGCCATCGCCAACAAGACCACCGTCGTCGAGCTCGGCGTCGGTCACGGCTGCGAAGGCTCGGACACGTATGCCATCACCGTCGACATCCCCAAGGGCATGACCTCGGTGCGCCCGATGTGGAGCGATTTCGGCAAGACCTCGCTCACGTACGACCCGGTGGATCCCGCGCTCGTGACGAGCGTGACGTGGCAGAAGGACGACGCGGACGCCCTGCCCGGCGACTCGAATTATTACAAGCTCGCGTTCCGCGCGCGGGTCCCGAACGCGCCGTTCACCTCGATTTATTACAAGGTCCATCAGGTCTGCCGCGCCGCCGACGCGACGCTCTCGTACGCGGAGTGGGTCGCGCTGCCGGGCGAGATGGGCGAGCCCGCCGCCGCGCAGGTCATCGTCCCCGATCACCTCCCGGGCTGGAACAAATACACCGTGCCCGTCGACATCGCGGACCTCGGCGTCTTCTTCAAGGACGCGCTCATCGTGTGGCGCGGCGCGGACGCCTACAGCTTCAACGACAACACCGTCGAGCTCATCCAGGGCACGGACGGCGTCACGTTGCTCGCGGCGGACGGGGTGAAGGCGAACGATGAAATCTGGGTCCGTTACTAG
- a CDS encoding UvrD-helicase domain-containing protein, whose translation MRYHADLHVHSRYSRATSSDCDLFHLAWWARRKGIAVVGTGDFTHPAWRAELQRQLVPAEPGLFRLTPELERAVDARLEGPCRGPVRFMLSVEISTIYKKGERVRKVHHLVYVPDFEAAERFVAALARVGNLSADGRPILGLDSRHLLEMVLASSPGSFLVPAHIWTPWFSVLGSKAGFDAVEECYGDLAPHVFALETGLSSDPAMNWRLSRLDRYRLVSSSDAHSPPKLGRETTVFDGPVDYFSLRRALETGEGFVGTLEFFPEEGKYHLDGHRACGVRLEPSETLARGELCPTCGRPVTVGVLHRVETLADRDEGYRPENAADFRSVVPLPEVLAELARVGPSSQVVEQSYRGLLSRLGPELFILEEAPLEDITRAGSSLLSEGIARMRAGQVIREAGYDGEYGRIRLFSPDEITRRLVVALLFDDPEPSAPPPKKPAPRAPADKPVRKKKVTDGEPGVSLFAPRLDAAAATEGPRSLLDGLDADQRAAAEVVRGPLLVVAGPGTGKTRTLTHRIAHLVHDRGVLPEQILAITFTRRAADEMHERLVVLLGDVGARVPAMTFHALGLLILREYGDRAELGIATERERIGLLMEKLSVTERKAAQLCASISRWKRRVARRAEALERFPDELAPGSDLDRAWTAYEEGLGARDLVDFDDLVTLAVELLEARPDVLDALRRRFVHVSVDEFQDVDERQYRLLLLLAGEAQNVCAIGDPDQAIYGFRGSDVSFFFRFRADYPAASVVRLGKNYRSTRTIVDAALGVIAPSPTVGERVLRPLIEDRSRIVIHEARSARAEAEWVVHVIERLVGGTSLHSMDTGRVGPGEGEGSHAFGEVAILYRTDVQAEALVEALRRAGMPFQRRTHDRVLERAAAMVIMKSFLATLAPGAPLGPSLEAAAARVREEVAAPTGPEGGEGEAGPSFGEADVDAALVVLRAIAARSGEDAARFRMEVGLEVEVDTWDPRAERISLLTLHASKGLEFRVVLVVGCEDGLLPLRFQGREEEADVAEERRLFYVGMTRARERLFLSYTRERMRHGKVVPAEASPFLREIAERLVTEDRADLAEKAGPRRKQLTLF comes from the coding sequence ATGCGTTACCACGCGGACCTCCATGTCCATTCGAGATATTCTCGCGCCACGAGCTCCGACTGTGACCTGTTCCACCTCGCCTGGTGGGCGCGGCGCAAGGGGATCGCGGTCGTCGGCACCGGGGATTTCACGCATCCGGCCTGGCGGGCGGAGCTCCAGCGGCAGCTCGTCCCGGCCGAGCCGGGGCTCTTCCGGCTCACGCCCGAGCTCGAGCGGGCCGTCGACGCGCGGCTCGAGGGGCCCTGCCGCGGGCCCGTGCGGTTCATGCTCTCGGTCGAGATCTCGACCATTTACAAGAAGGGCGAGCGCGTCCGGAAGGTGCACCACCTCGTGTACGTGCCCGACTTCGAGGCGGCCGAGCGGTTCGTCGCGGCCCTCGCCCGCGTGGGCAACCTGAGCGCCGACGGACGGCCGATCCTCGGCCTCGACTCGCGCCACCTCCTCGAGATGGTGCTCGCGTCGAGCCCCGGCAGCTTCCTCGTCCCGGCGCACATCTGGACGCCTTGGTTCTCCGTGCTCGGCTCGAAGGCGGGGTTCGACGCGGTGGAAGAGTGTTACGGCGACCTCGCGCCGCACGTCTTCGCCCTGGAGACGGGGTTGTCGTCGGATCCGGCCATGAACTGGCGGCTCTCGCGGCTCGACCGCTACCGCCTCGTGTCGAGCTCGGACGCCCACTCGCCGCCGAAGCTCGGGCGCGAGACCACGGTCTTCGACGGGCCGGTCGATTATTTCTCCCTGCGCCGCGCGCTCGAGACGGGCGAGGGTTTCGTCGGGACGCTCGAGTTTTTCCCCGAGGAGGGCAAGTACCACCTCGACGGCCACAGGGCCTGCGGCGTGCGCCTCGAGCCCTCGGAGACGCTCGCCCGCGGCGAGCTCTGCCCGACCTGCGGGCGCCCCGTCACCGTGGGCGTCTTGCACCGCGTCGAGACGCTCGCCGACCGCGACGAGGGGTATCGCCCCGAGAACGCCGCCGATTTTCGCTCTGTCGTGCCGCTGCCGGAGGTCCTCGCCGAGCTCGCCCGCGTGGGGCCGTCGAGCCAGGTGGTCGAGCAGAGCTACCGGGGCCTCTTGTCACGGCTCGGGCCCGAGCTCTTCATCCTGGAAGAGGCGCCGCTCGAGGACATCACGCGGGCCGGATCGTCCTTGCTCTCCGAGGGGATCGCGCGGATGCGCGCGGGGCAGGTGATCCGCGAGGCCGGCTACGACGGCGAATACGGCAGGATCCGGCTCTTCTCGCCGGACGAGATCACGCGAAGGCTCGTGGTCGCGCTCCTCTTCGACGACCCTGAGCCCTCCGCGCCGCCTCCGAAGAAGCCCGCGCCCCGCGCGCCCGCGGACAAACCGGTCCGCAAGAAAAAGGTCACGGACGGCGAGCCCGGCGTCTCCCTGTTCGCGCCGCGCCTCGACGCGGCGGCCGCGACCGAGGGGCCGCGGTCCTTGCTCGACGGCCTCGACGCCGATCAACGCGCGGCGGCCGAGGTCGTGCGGGGGCCTTTGCTCGTCGTCGCGGGGCCGGGCACGGGCAAGACCCGCACGCTCACGCATCGAATCGCGCACCTCGTCCACGATCGGGGCGTCCTGCCCGAGCAGATCCTGGCGATCACCTTCACGCGCCGCGCGGCCGACGAGATGCACGAGCGACTCGTCGTCCTGCTCGGCGACGTCGGCGCGCGCGTCCCGGCGATGACGTTCCACGCGCTCGGGCTCCTGATCTTGCGTGAATACGGGGATCGCGCCGAGCTGGGGATCGCGACCGAGCGTGAGCGCATCGGCCTGCTCATGGAGAAGCTCTCCGTGACCGAACGAAAAGCCGCGCAGCTCTGCGCGTCGATCTCGCGCTGGAAGCGGCGCGTCGCGCGGCGCGCCGAGGCCCTCGAACGATTCCCCGACGAGCTCGCCCCGGGCTCCGACCTCGACCGGGCCTGGACCGCATACGAGGAGGGGCTCGGCGCGCGCGACCTCGTCGATTTCGACGACCTCGTCACGCTCGCCGTCGAGCTCCTCGAGGCGCGCCCCGACGTGCTCGATGCTCTGCGCCGGCGCTTCGTGCATGTCTCGGTCGACGAGTTCCAGGACGTGGACGAGCGGCAATACCGCCTCTTGCTCCTGCTCGCGGGCGAGGCCCAGAACGTCTGCGCGATCGGCGACCCGGACCAGGCCATTTATGGATTCCGCGGCTCGGACGTCTCGTTTTTTTTCCGGTTCCGGGCTGATTACCCTGCGGCGAGCGTGGTGCGCCTCGGGAAGAACTATCGCTCGACGCGCACCATCGTGGACGCCGCGCTCGGCGTCATCGCGCCCTCGCCGACGGTCGGCGAGCGCGTGCTTCGCCCGCTCATCGAGGATCGCAGCCGCATCGTGATCCACGAGGCGCGCTCGGCGCGCGCCGAGGCGGAGTGGGTCGTGCACGTGATCGAGCGCCTCGTCGGCGGGACGTCGCTCCATTCGATGGATACGGGCCGCGTCGGGCCCGGGGAGGGGGAGGGCAGCCACGCGTTCGGCGAGGTGGCCATTCTCTACCGGACCGACGTGCAGGCCGAGGCGCTCGTCGAGGCGCTGCGCCGCGCGGGGATGCCATTCCAGCGGCGCACGCACGATCGGGTGCTGGAGCGGGCGGCGGCGATGGTGATCATGAAATCGTTTTTGGCAACACTCGCGCCGGGCGCGCCGCTCGGTCCTTCGCTCGAGGCGGCCGCGGCGCGGGTCCGGGAGGAGGTCGCGGCGCCGACGGGGCCCGAGGGAGGCGAGGGCGAGGCGGGCCCGTCGTTCGGCGAGGCCGACGTCGACGCGGCGCTCGTGGTGCTGCGGGCCATTGCGGCGCGATCGGGCGAGGACGCCGCGCGATTTCGTATGGAGGTCGGGCTCGAGGTGGAGGTGGACACGTGGGATCCGCGGGCGGAGCGGATCTCGCTGCTCACGCTGCACGCCTCGAAGGGCCTCGAGTTCCGGGTGGTGCTCGTCGTGGGCTGCGAGGACGGCCTCTTGCCCTTACGCTTCCAGGGCCGCGAGGAGGAGGCCGACGTGGCCGAGGAGCGGCGGCTCTTTTATGTGGGGATGACGCGCGCGAGAGAGCGGCTCTTCCTTTCGTATACGCGCGAGCGAATGCGCCACGGCAAGGTGGTGCCCGCGGAGGCCTCGCCGTTCCTGCGCGAGATCGCGGAGCGGCTCGTCACCGAGGATCGAGCGGATCTGGCGGAGAAGGCGGGGCCGCGGCGGAAGCAGCTCACGTTGTTTTGA
- a CDS encoding MFS transporter, producing the protein MRDDRYHRRLFVFLGVASFFEGFDTFALTQLLPAIRAEMGLSPSGAGWLVGVIMAGSILSYALVRYADRAGRRGVLAVTILGYAVCTALTALSRGPFTFGAAQVAARFFLIAEWSLSLVVAAEEFPADRRGLYIGVLNALTGVGAIVCAGITPAVVASPLGWRGIYVLGTAPLFLLAVARRSLRETRRFTEQVEGTSLVNRSFTRILAPPHRDRMLLLAVIWMLTYACTTNAITFWKEHAMGERAYTEGRVGLYISIAAIAGMPFAFAAAKLLDTLGRRGASILIYLSVVAGTLGCYLAGSSAVVLVSLVLAMGGITATGSVLAAYNAELFPTELRSDAFGWSNHLFGRTAQVVTPVLVGYAAESVGWGKAVASTVVFPALALALILLTLPETRGRELEDIA; encoded by the coding sequence ATGCGCGACGACCGATACCACCGCCGCCTCTTCGTGTTCCTCGGCGTCGCGAGCTTCTTCGAGGGGTTCGACACCTTCGCCCTCACCCAGCTCCTGCCCGCCATCCGCGCCGAAATGGGCCTGTCCCCGAGCGGTGCCGGCTGGCTCGTCGGCGTCATCATGGCCGGCTCGATCCTCTCCTACGCGCTCGTCCGGTACGCCGATCGCGCGGGGAGGCGCGGCGTCCTCGCGGTCACGATCCTCGGCTACGCCGTCTGCACCGCGCTCACCGCGCTCTCCCGCGGGCCCTTCACGTTCGGCGCCGCCCAGGTCGCCGCGCGGTTTTTCCTCATCGCCGAGTGGTCGCTCTCCCTCGTCGTCGCCGCCGAGGAGTTCCCCGCCGATCGCCGCGGCCTGTACATCGGCGTGCTGAATGCACTGACCGGCGTCGGCGCCATCGTCTGCGCGGGGATCACGCCCGCCGTGGTCGCCTCGCCGCTCGGCTGGCGTGGCATCTACGTGCTCGGCACGGCGCCGCTCTTCTTGCTCGCCGTCGCCCGCAGATCCCTGCGCGAGACGCGCCGCTTCACCGAGCAGGTCGAGGGCACGAGCCTCGTGAACAGGTCCTTCACGCGGATCCTCGCGCCTCCCCACCGCGACCGCATGCTCCTGCTCGCGGTCATCTGGATGCTCACCTACGCCTGCACCACGAACGCGATCACCTTCTGGAAAGAACACGCGATGGGGGAACGCGCCTACACGGAGGGGCGCGTGGGGCTCTACATCTCCATCGCCGCCATCGCCGGAATGCCGTTCGCATTCGCCGCCGCGAAGCTGCTCGACACCCTCGGGCGGCGCGGCGCCTCGATCCTCATTTACCTCTCGGTCGTGGCCGGCACGCTCGGTTGTTATCTCGCGGGGTCCTCCGCCGTCGTCCTCGTCTCGCTCGTCCTCGCCATGGGCGGCATCACCGCGACGGGCTCCGTGCTCGCCGCCTACAACGCCGAGCTTTTCCCCACGGAGCTGCGCAGCGACGCTTTCGGCTGGTCGAACCACCTCTTCGGCCGCACCGCGCAGGTCGTCACGCCCGTGCTCGTCGGGTACGCCGCCGAATCCGTGGGGTGGGGCAAGGCCGTCGCTTCCACGGTCGTCTTCCCGGCCCTCGCGCTCGCCCTGATCCTCCTCACATTGCCGGAGACGCGGGGTCGCGAGCTGGAAGATATCGCCTGA
- the lnt gene encoding apolipoprotein N-acyltransferase, giving the protein MSAVALTKRLRRVWKTKRLRDRLLILSLGAFASAYLLSICSRTTPSSYLACFFVFVPWLLTMERVERRRDALLSGALMSVFSVALVFPWFPEAAASYAGASPDLVWPLFLLLAPLLQPQFLAFALVRLAVRRADQAHTTLRAAIAASAAYVGVELVFPKLFFDTVALGLHPSAAFRQGAELVGVHGLSFVLLLVNEGLTHSIVRLARAPKARGADHPALPAALVLLAVLAWFGHGRARLAALAAANGGAAITVGIVQANITSYDKLRAEKGAFETVRTILDAHFKLSDGIRARKPLDLLVWPETVYPTTFGAPKSEAGAAFDEEIGVYVAKTGVPLVFGAYEAEGDDEYNAAFFLTNDPNGKVARASYRKRMLFPLTEWVPPLLDSPAVRGAMPWAGHWKRGPGAQVVRVNSSVHGEIKTLPLICYDVLFPGFVAEGAAKGADLIVTLSNDSWFPDGRAPRLHLVSAAFRSIETRLPQVRATNSGISAIVSPDGELLARTRFDQEDTLAAEVPRGARVVTPMVAFGHLRAPVLLALVALLLGQTWWRAGRLRRAGARGRSRGRA; this is encoded by the coding sequence ATGAGCGCCGTCGCCCTCACGAAGCGCCTGCGCCGGGTCTGGAAAACGAAGCGCCTCCGTGATCGATTGTTGATCCTCTCGCTCGGCGCGTTCGCCTCGGCGTATCTGCTCTCGATTTGCAGCCGCACGACGCCCTCGTCGTATCTCGCATGTTTTTTCGTGTTCGTGCCCTGGCTCCTCACGATGGAACGCGTCGAGCGCCGCCGTGACGCGCTGCTCTCCGGCGCCCTGATGAGCGTCTTCTCCGTGGCGCTCGTCTTTCCCTGGTTCCCCGAGGCAGCGGCCTCGTATGCGGGCGCCTCGCCCGACCTCGTCTGGCCTCTCTTTTTGCTCCTCGCGCCCCTGCTCCAGCCGCAGTTTCTGGCGTTTGCCCTCGTGCGCCTCGCCGTGCGTCGCGCCGACCAGGCCCATACCACGCTCCGGGCCGCGATCGCCGCCTCCGCGGCGTACGTCGGCGTCGAGCTCGTCTTCCCCAAGCTCTTTTTCGACACCGTGGCGCTTGGCCTCCATCCCTCGGCCGCTTTTCGTCAAGGAGCCGAGCTCGTCGGCGTACACGGCCTCTCGTTCGTCTTGCTCCTCGTGAACGAGGGCCTCACCCATTCGATCGTGCGCCTCGCGCGGGCCCCGAAGGCCCGGGGCGCCGATCATCCGGCCCTGCCGGCGGCGCTCGTGCTGCTCGCCGTACTCGCCTGGTTCGGTCATGGCCGCGCGCGGCTCGCCGCGCTCGCCGCCGCGAACGGGGGGGCCGCGATCACGGTCGGCATCGTCCAGGCGAACATCACGAGTTACGACAAACTCCGCGCCGAGAAGGGCGCCTTCGAGACCGTCCGCACGATCCTCGATGCACATTTCAAGCTCTCGGACGGCATTCGCGCGCGGAAGCCCCTCGACCTCCTCGTCTGGCCCGAGACCGTCTACCCGACGACGTTCGGCGCGCCGAAGAGCGAGGCGGGCGCGGCCTTCGACGAGGAGATCGGCGTGTACGTGGCGAAGACGGGCGTCCCGCTCGTCTTCGGGGCCTACGAGGCCGAAGGAGACGACGAGTACAACGCGGCGTTCTTCCTGACGAACGATCCGAACGGCAAAGTGGCGCGCGCCTCGTACCGCAAGCGGATGCTCTTTCCGCTCACCGAGTGGGTCCCGCCGCTGCTCGATTCACCCGCCGTGCGCGGCGCGATGCCCTGGGCGGGGCACTGGAAGCGGGGGCCGGGCGCGCAGGTCGTGCGGGTGAATTCGTCCGTGCACGGCGAGATCAAGACCTTGCCGCTCATCTGTTACGACGTCCTTTTCCCCGGCTTCGTCGCCGAGGGCGCGGCGAAGGGGGCCGATCTCATCGTGACGCTCTCGAACGACTCGTGGTTCCCCGACGGGCGCGCGCCGCGGCTCCACCTCGTCTCGGCCGCGTTTCGCAGCATCGAGACGCGCCTGCCGCAGGTCCGCGCGACGAACTCCGGCATTTCGGCGATCGTCTCGCCCGACGGGGAGCTCCTCGCGCGGACGCGCTTCGACCAGGAGGACACGCTCGCCGCCGAGGTCCCGCGCGGCGCGCGCGTGGTGACGCCGATGGTCGCCTTCGGGCACCTGCGCGCGCCCGTGTTGCTCGCGCTCGTGGCGCTCTTGCTCGGCCAAACGTGGTGGCGCGCGGGCCGGCTCAGGCGAGCAGGTGCGAGAGGACGTAGCCGGGGACGAGCATGA
- a CDS encoding SGNH/GDSL hydrolase family protein has protein sequence MRTMSQSAALRLGQAVLSLGILLGGREALANTLTQNSSWTIDRSGTTAKYRVVAYGDSIFAGYNGSLSNVDKRAATWVQGEYLSNSWNSDIEVVRRTKSGAKADDIYNNKIVKEKSYMQSTNTRVVTFEMCGNDFLQARDSFAGQSGTCNYGVLDTALANCTKYQELAMQFINTNANAATKKKMIMNLYYPGYAADDGLSSCTDASTGQKINKQNAMFPRLARSNYRACKFAAQYGFDCVDAFAEYMGADYDSNGDGKIDADGLRYIPGETEDAYVTRITSTLRGTIRDANTHFANASTSYDYILSDNTHPTYYGSTIYVGLFGGTGTGSGAPEYSGSQIVGGKNPIWNRYGHERAGWAHSLFNPLTP, from the coding sequence ATGCGCACCATGTCCCAATCCGCGGCCCTGCGCCTCGGTCAGGCCGTTCTTTCGCTCGGGATCCTGCTGGGGGGCCGCGAAGCGTTGGCCAATACATTGACGCAGAACAGCTCGTGGACGATCGACCGATCGGGTACGACGGCAAAATATCGCGTCGTTGCGTACGGCGACTCCATCTTCGCCGGGTACAATGGTAGCTTGTCCAACGTCGACAAGCGCGCCGCCACCTGGGTCCAGGGTGAATATCTCTCGAATAGCTGGAACAGCGACATCGAGGTCGTCCGGCGCACGAAGTCCGGCGCGAAGGCGGACGACATCTACAACAACAAGATCGTCAAGGAGAAGTCGTACATGCAGTCGACGAACACGCGTGTCGTCACCTTCGAGATGTGCGGCAACGACTTCCTCCAGGCGCGCGACAGCTTCGCCGGCCAGAGCGGCACCTGCAACTACGGCGTCCTCGACACGGCGCTCGCGAACTGCACGAAGTACCAGGAGCTCGCGATGCAGTTCATCAACACGAACGCGAACGCCGCGACGAAGAAGAAGATGATCATGAACCTCTACTACCCCGGCTACGCAGCCGACGACGGGCTCTCGAGCTGCACGGACGCGTCGACGGGGCAGAAGATCAACAAACAAAACGCCATGTTCCCGCGCCTGGCCCGCAGCAATTACCGGGCCTGCAAGTTCGCGGCCCAGTACGGGTTCGACTGCGTCGACGCGTTCGCGGAGTACATGGGCGCCGACTACGATTCGAATGGTGACGGAAAGATCGACGCCGACGGGCTCCGTTACATCCCGGGCGAGACCGAGGACGCCTACGTGACGCGTATCACGAGCACGCTGCGCGGCACGATCCGGGACGCGAACACCCATTTCGCGAACGCGAGCACGAGCTACGACTACATCCTCTCCGACAACACGCACCCCACGTATTATGGCAGCACCATTTACGTGGGCCTCTTCGGCGGCACGGGCACGGGCTCGGGCGCGCCGGAGTATTCGGGCAGCCAGATCGTGGGCGGGAAGAACCCGATCTGGAACAGGTACGGCCACGAGCGCGCCGGCTGGGCGCATTCGCTCTTCAACCCGCTCACGCCCTGA
- a CDS encoding DUF4230 domain-containing protein: protein MPDPSSERSPHPLKKVLGSLLAPSRMLAYVVAATLAVALVVLLPRLLSPPPDHVITERPTPSLLLAIREVSRLETAEVHVEKVVDLTDRQSAFFGLVEAKDALLLVAVGRAVVGVDLGKMREEDVAFDPKTGVARLDLPEPEVLSAMLDEDGTYVFARSTDLLAKRNEQLEANARRQAQRAIEAAARTPDVMRRARAQAEKQLTALARALGAKQVEVRFVAR, encoded by the coding sequence GTGCCCGATCCCTCGTCCGAGCGCTCGCCCCATCCGCTGAAGAAGGTCCTGGGCTCCCTGCTCGCCCCGTCTCGGATGCTCGCCTACGTCGTGGCCGCCACGCTCGCCGTCGCGCTCGTCGTCCTCCTGCCGAGGTTGCTCTCGCCGCCGCCGGATCACGTGATCACGGAGCGCCCGACGCCGTCGTTGCTGCTCGCCATCCGCGAGGTGTCGCGGCTGGAGACGGCCGAGGTGCACGTGGAGAAGGTCGTCGACCTGACGGATCGGCAAAGCGCGTTCTTCGGGCTCGTGGAGGCCAAAGACGCGCTGCTCCTCGTGGCCGTCGGGCGCGCGGTCGTCGGGGTGGATCTCGGAAAGATGCGCGAAGAGGACGTGGCGTTCGACCCGAAGACCGGGGTCGCGCGGCTCGATCTGCCCGAGCCCGAGGTGCTGTCGGCGATGCTCGACGAGGACGGGACGTACGTGTTCGCGCGCTCGACGGACCTGCTCGCGAAGCGGAACGAGCAGCTCGAGGCGAACGCCCGCAGGCAAGCGCAACGCGCGATCGAGGCGGCCGCGCGGACGCCGGACGTGATGCGCCGAGCGCGGGCGCAAGCGGAGAAGCAGCTCACGGCGCTGGCGAGGGCGCTCGGCGCGAAGCAGGTCGAGGTGCGGTTCGTCGCGCGTTAG
- a CDS encoding Re/Si-specific NAD(P)(+) transhydrogenase subunit alpha: MVEEVKAGANAAPSAEPTSGAQKPGGSVKDAGSEAKVSIGVLKEIEPRERRVAATPASVGRLVKMGCEVIVESGAGAAAGFEDAAYAEAGARIAPKAADVLREADVITKVRPPAAHPETGEHEADLFRPGQKLISFLWPAQNKELVERLGKRKATVLAMDAVPRITRAQKLDALSATANVNGYRAVIEAASHYGRLLGGQVTAAGRIKPAQVFIIGAGVAGLAAIGAARALGAMVKAFDTRPVVREQVTSMGAEFVPFEFDGETGEGQGGYAKEVSDAYLAAEQQLIAEHCRTSDIVITTALIPGKKAPELITSGAVVGMHRGSVIVDLAAEQGGNCALTERDRTVERYGVTIVGHTDLTSRMALQASELYAMTIVNLLDEIMGKKKTWELNLEDEIQRGMLVLLEGELKWPPPRPEIRGGAPAPAAQKPPAHHPKPEVPESPWPARIGTVLALVFLTPVGLFGSQELVQHLTVFLLACVVGWHLVWNVTPALHTPLMSVTNAISGIILIGGMLLAANVGGGGAPVAALLGAVAVLLASINVAGGFLVTQRMLRMFRK, from the coding sequence ATGGTCGAAGAAGTGAAGGCAGGCGCGAACGCCGCGCCCTCCGCGGAGCCGACGAGCGGGGCGCAGAAGCCAGGGGGGTCGGTGAAGGACGCCGGAAGCGAGGCGAAGGTCTCCATCGGCGTGCTGAAGGAGATCGAGCCACGCGAGCGGCGCGTCGCGGCCACACCGGCGTCCGTCGGGAGGCTCGTGAAGATGGGCTGCGAGGTGATCGTCGAGAGCGGCGCGGGCGCCGCCGCGGGCTTCGAGGACGCGGCCTACGCAGAGGCGGGCGCGCGGATCGCGCCGAAGGCGGCCGACGTGCTGCGCGAGGCCGACGTGATCACGAAGGTCCGCCCGCCGGCCGCGCACCCGGAGACGGGCGAGCACGAGGCAGATCTGTTCCGGCCCGGCCAGAAGCTCATCTCGTTCCTCTGGCCCGCGCAGAACAAGGAGCTCGTCGAGCGGCTCGGCAAGCGCAAGGCGACGGTGCTCGCGATGGACGCCGTCCCGCGCATCACGCGCGCGCAGAAGCTCGACGCGCTCAGCGCGACGGCGAACGTGAACGGCTACCGGGCCGTGATCGAGGCCGCGTCGCACTACGGGCGCCTGCTCGGCGGGCAGGTGACGGCCGCGGGGCGCATCAAGCCCGCGCAGGTCTTCATCATCGGCGCGGGCGTCGCGGGGCTCGCGGCGATCGGCGCCGCGCGCGCGCTCGGCGCGATGGTGAAGGCCTTCGACACGCGCCCCGTCGTGCGCGAGCAGGTCACGAGCATGGGCGCCGAGTTCGTCCCCTTCGAGTTCGACGGCGAGACGGGCGAAGGCCAGGGCGGCTACGCGAAGGAGGTGAGCGACGCGTACCTCGCGGCCGAGCAGCAGCTCATCGCCGAGCACTGCAGGACGAGCGACATCGTCATCACGACCGCGCTGATCCCCGGGAAGAAGGCGCCGGAGCTCATCACGTCGGGCGCGGTCGTCGGCATGCACCGCGGCTCGGTGATCGTGGACCTCGCGGCCGAGCAAGGCGGCAACTGCGCGCTCACCGAGCGGGATCGCACGGTGGAGCGGTACGGCGTGACGATCGTGGGCCACACCGATCTCACGAGCCGGATGGCCCTGCAGGCGAGCGAGCTCTACGCGATGACGATCGTCAACTTGCTCGACGAGATCATGGGCAAGAAGAAGACGTGGGAGCTCAACCTCGAGGACGAGATCCAGCGCGGGATGCTGGTCCTGCTCGAGGGTGAGCTCAAGTGGCCGCCGCCGCGGCCCGAGATCCGGGGCGGCGCGCCCGCGCCCGCGGCGCAAAAACCGCCCGCGCATCACCCGAAGCCGGAGGTCCCCGAGAGCCCGTGGCCCGCGCGGATCGGCACGGTCCTCGCGCTCGTGTTCCTCACGCCCGTTGGCCTCTTCGGCAGCCAGGAGCTCGTGCAACACCTGACGGTCTTCCTGCTCGCGTGTGTCGTCGGCTGGCACCTCGTCTGGAACGTCACGCCCGCGCTCCACACGCCGCTGATGAGCGTCACCAACGCGATCAGCGGCATCATCCTGATCGGCGGCATGTTGCTCGCGGCGAACGTCGGCGGCGGCGGCGCGCCCGTCGCGGCCCTGCTCGGGGCCGTCGCGGTCCTGCTCGCGTCGATCAACGTGGCCGGTGGTTTCCTCGTGACGCAGCGGATGCTGCGCATGTTCCGCAAGTGA